A single Pseudomonas putida DNA region contains:
- the gloB gene encoding hydroxyacylglutathione hydrolase translates to MIQIDALPAFSDNYIWLLQDTAKRRCAVVDPGDAGPVEAWLAANPGWVLDTIMVTHHHHDHVGGVERLKQKTGARVCGPAREQIPARDLALDEGDQVSVLGVSFQVLAVPGHTLGHIAYYSDQPATPLLFCGDTLFAAGCGRMFEGTPQQMQPALARLAALPEQTEVYCTHEYTLSNLRFAKAVEPTNPHVLQRFEDVSRLRGENRITLPSTIGLERLTNPFLRTAETLVKQKADEWKGHPNDSQVTVFAALRSWKDTF, encoded by the coding sequence ATGATACAGATCGACGCTCTTCCCGCTTTCTCCGACAACTACATCTGGTTGTTACAGGATACTGCCAAACGCCGCTGCGCGGTGGTCGACCCCGGCGATGCCGGCCCGGTGGAGGCCTGGCTGGCCGCCAACCCCGGCTGGGTGCTGGACACGATCATGGTGACTCACCACCACCATGACCATGTCGGCGGGGTCGAACGCCTCAAACAGAAGACCGGTGCCCGCGTCTGTGGCCCGGCCCGGGAGCAGATCCCGGCCCGCGACCTGGCGCTGGACGAAGGCGACCAGGTCAGCGTGCTGGGCGTGAGCTTCCAGGTGCTCGCAGTACCGGGCCACACCCTTGGGCACATTGCCTACTACAGCGATCAGCCAGCAACACCGTTGCTGTTCTGTGGCGACACCCTGTTCGCCGCCGGTTGCGGGCGCATGTTCGAAGGCACGCCGCAGCAGATGCAGCCTGCCCTCGCCCGCCTGGCAGCGCTGCCGGAGCAGACCGAAGTCTACTGCACCCATGAATACACCTTGAGCAACCTGCGTTTCGCCAAGGCCGTGGAGCCCACCAACCCGCACGTTCTGCAGCGGTTCGAAGACGTTAGCCGTTTGCGCGGCGAAAATCGCATCACATTGCCATCAACCATCGGTCTCGAGCGCCTGACCAACCCTTTTCTGCGGACCGCTGAAACATTAGTTAAACAAAAAGCAGACGAATGGAAGGGACATCCAAACGACTCGCAGGTCACTGTTTTTGCTGCTTTGAGGTCTTGGAAGGACACCTTCTGA
- a CDS encoding class I SAM-dependent methyltransferase — protein MTDQAFAQADPEWVELISLAREWFNGPLGQLMLKEEEKLLEEELGRFFGGYLVHYGPCAEAPPSAPQVQRNVRLGAPLPGVEIVCEEQAWPLSEHAADVVVLQHGLDFSLSPHGLLREAASAVRPGGHLLIVGINPWSGWGMRHFFSHGALRKARCISPSRVGDWLNLLGFALEKRRFGCYRPPLTSPAWQQRLAGWERMAGGWQSAGGGVYLLVARKMVVGLRPLRQVRREPMGKLLPLPLAKVNRSAVNPDTEKH, from the coding sequence ATGACCGACCAAGCCTTTGCTCAGGCCGACCCGGAATGGGTCGAACTGATCAGCCTGGCCCGTGAGTGGTTCAACGGCCCACTCGGCCAGCTGATGTTGAAGGAGGAGGAAAAACTGCTGGAAGAAGAGCTCGGGCGCTTCTTCGGCGGCTACCTCGTGCACTATGGCCCCTGTGCCGAGGCGCCACCCAGCGCGCCCCAGGTGCAGCGTAACGTGCGCCTCGGCGCACCGCTGCCGGGGGTGGAGATTGTCTGCGAGGAGCAGGCCTGGCCATTGAGCGAGCATGCTGCCGACGTGGTGGTGCTGCAGCATGGCCTGGACTTCAGCCTGTCGCCCCATGGTTTGCTGCGTGAGGCGGCCAGCGCGGTGCGCCCGGGCGGGCACCTGCTGATTGTCGGTATCAACCCCTGGAGCGGCTGGGGCATGCGCCATTTCTTCAGCCATGGCGCCCTGCGCAAGGCGCGCTGCATCTCGCCGTCACGGGTGGGCGACTGGCTCAACCTGCTGGGCTTCGCGCTGGAGAAACGCCGCTTCGGGTGCTATCGTCCGCCGCTCACTTCGCCGGCCTGGCAGCAACGCCTGGCAGGCTGGGAACGGATGGCGGGAGGCTGGCAGAGTGCCGGTGGCGGGGTTTACCTGCTGGTGGCGCGCAAGATGGTGGTCGGCCTGCGGCCGTTGCGCCAGGTGCGCCGCGAGCCGATGGGCAAGCTGCTGCCGTTGCCGTTGGCCAAGGTCAACCGCAGCGCCGTCAATCCGGATACCGAAAAGCACTGA
- the rnhA gene encoding ribonuclease HI, with amino-acid sequence MSDSVEMYTDGACKGNPGPGGWGVLLVFKGVEKELWGGERETTNNRMELMAAIQGLMALKRECEVVLTTDSQYVMKGINEWMVNWKKRGWKTAAKEPVKNADLWQMLDEQVNRHKVTWKWVRGHIGHPGNERADQLANRGVEEVRAKR; translated from the coding sequence ATGAGCGATAGCGTCGAGATGTATACCGATGGCGCCTGCAAGGGCAACCCTGGCCCAGGCGGCTGGGGCGTCCTGCTGGTCTTCAAGGGCGTCGAGAAGGAACTGTGGGGCGGCGAGCGCGAAACCACCAACAACCGCATGGAACTGATGGCCGCGATCCAGGGGCTGATGGCGCTCAAGCGTGAATGCGAAGTGGTGCTGACCACTGACTCGCAGTACGTGATGAAGGGCATCAACGAGTGGATGGTCAACTGGAAGAAGCGCGGTTGGAAGACGGCGGCAAAGGAGCCGGTGAAGAACGCCGACCTGTGGCAGATGCTCGACGAGCAGGTCAACCGTCACAAGGTCACCTGGAAGTGGGTGCGCGGGCACATTGGCCATCCCGGCAACGAACGCGCCGACCAGTTGGCCAACCGCGGCGTCGAGGAAGTGCGCGCCAAGCGTTGA
- the chrR gene encoding class I chromate reductase ChrR (Pseudomonas putida), which produces MSQVYSVAVVVGSLRKDSYNRKVARALSELAPSSLALKIVEIGDLPLYNEDVEAEGVPEEWKRFRDEIRRSDAVLFVTPEYNRSVPGGLKNAIDVGSRPYGQSAWSGKPAAVVSVSPGAIGGFGANHAVRQSLVFLDMPCMQMPEAYIGGAASLFEDSGKLNDKTRPFLQGFIDKFASWVKLNRAV; this is translated from the coding sequence ATGAGCCAGGTGTATTCGGTAGCGGTTGTGGTCGGCAGCTTGCGCAAGGACTCCTACAACCGCAAGGTGGCCCGCGCACTTTCGGAGCTGGCGCCGTCCAGCCTTGCCTTGAAGATCGTCGAGATCGGCGACTTGCCGCTGTACAACGAAGATGTCGAAGCCGAGGGGGTGCCTGAGGAGTGGAAGCGTTTTCGCGATGAGATTCGCCGCAGTGATGCGGTGCTGTTCGTCACGCCGGAGTACAACCGTTCGGTGCCGGGCGGCCTGAAGAATGCCATTGACGTCGGTTCGCGGCCTTACGGGCAAAGCGCCTGGAGCGGCAAGCCGGCAGCGGTTGTGAGCGTCTCGCCGGGTGCCATTGGCGGGTTCGGTGCCAACCATGCCGTGCGCCAGTCGCTGGTGTTTCTCGACATGCCGTGCATGCAGATGCCAGAGGCTTACATCGGTGGGGCAGCGAGCCTGTTCGAGGACAGTGGCAAACTCAATGACAAGACCCGGCCCTTCTTGCAGGGCTTCATCGACAAGTTCGCTTCGTGGGTGAAACTGAATCGGGCGGTCTGA
- the dnaQ gene encoding DNA polymerase III subunit epsilon, translating to MEQQQDKRLVILDTETTGMPVSEGHRIIEIGCVEVMGRRLTGRHFHVYLQPDRESDEGAINVHGITDAFLVGKPRFADVAEEFFEFIQGATLVIHNAAFDVGFINNEFALLGQSDRADIANHCTILDTLLLARARHPGQRNSLDALCKRYDIDNSGRELHGALLDSELLADVYLAMTGGQTSLSLAGHGADGDGEGQGTGGSEIRRIVGRAPGRVIMASAEELEAHAERLAAVAKSAGGPSMWQALTETSAG from the coding sequence GTGGAGCAGCAGCAAGATAAACGCCTGGTCATTCTCGATACCGAAACCACCGGTATGCCGGTCAGCGAAGGCCACCGGATCATCGAGATCGGCTGTGTCGAGGTCATGGGCCGGCGCCTGACCGGGCGGCACTTCCACGTCTACCTGCAGCCTGACCGCGAAAGTGACGAGGGCGCGATCAACGTCCACGGGATCACTGATGCGTTCCTGGTCGGCAAACCACGTTTCGCCGATGTGGCCGAAGAGTTCTTCGAATTCATCCAGGGTGCCACCCTGGTCATCCACAACGCGGCGTTCGACGTCGGTTTCATCAACAACGAGTTCGCTTTGCTGGGGCAAAGCGACCGCGCCGACATCGCCAACCACTGCACCATCCTCGATACCCTGTTGTTGGCCCGCGCCCGTCACCCGGGGCAGCGCAACAGCCTCGATGCGCTGTGCAAACGCTACGACATCGACAACTCCGGCCGTGAACTGCACGGCGCATTGCTCGACTCCGAGTTGCTGGCTGACGTCTACCTGGCGATGACCGGCGGCCAGACCAGCTTGTCGCTGGCTGGGCACGGGGCCGATGGTGATGGTGAAGGGCAGGGCACGGGTGGCAGCGAGATCCGCCGCATCGTCGGGCGCGCGCCGGGGCGGGTGATCATGGCCAGTGCCGAGGAACTCGAGGCGCATGCCGAGCGGCTGGCGGCGGTGGCCAAGTCGGCGGGTGGGCCTTCGATGTGGCAAGCCCTTACCGAGACATCTGCCGGCTGA
- a CDS encoding NEL-type E3 ubiquitin ligase domain-containing protein — MTHKMPAARTGDEKILDATDDFIGEKLPAWLRRASRAQMASLRAAFSAHQASQARLRGLTLKLEPLDVFAERHLKPLLAKPLPAGVEFSQLEWLEVTPWIGTLGSSDMQAYGYQATRTSGILRLMSNFERGSSFYAGSGLVAPGFDEVISISEAELASECRKLDAGQQYQNELDQVFNAAALGILTDDKRSGLALASKIAAMKGDISAEVEIALLEMTRDEIHLHESGLRGYGGTLQVLGQAAADGMLVRLRNVQGEQVGILLYLPSDPLQALRYFADEASMNKAVASLLQGEGYRSFFYQLISLSARASFVALLGKRLKDPSPDLEMKGVVIQGSIFAALAGAQVKRTKDDARLLLVPTLEADAKAAHARHEAWKSAGLNLINLAGLFIPAVGALVLGQLVLQTLGDVFEGAQDWYEGHRHEALEHMLGVAEALAATTATVIGVSVLRSALVAAMEPVNVKAGVQRLWDDNLVPYESTPESITLRPDGLYGDGKQRWLRSGSRYYEIHRPDPEGPYRLRHPRRSGAYEPAVLHNEERCWRPICERPWEWDDSAQMLDRLWPQHPMIGAQRAEQVLRVAGVDQDELRGILMENRVLPVNLREALRCFEADERIERFFEHLQRKRLDAEDEALLAWCEALPDVGKGIAQVFEAKPQLRGKLYAHLARLDPVGDDLLLKLLQRDFPGLEGGYAKRLVEQASTLEQNEAFRTGKLPQALALKATSLLRVARISRALAGLYLASAYSTETGELIFALLNQLGPLTANINLREDEVDGRLVASLVAQQDATPLRELVRQDGQFKVYGADGGELGLSVGDPGDLFEVIASLLSPDQLAEMGIESPVEASQALRARSLEQLPDDHDAVARFLEWPDRKRWLNPGQRLEDGRVGYLLSGRGAGRPRTSREVLRDGMRRYFPGLSEAQLDDELQRRLAGRASAYELLLELQDDHEQLERALQRWQGSELNDARRQTRGYVTQRLRSAWAAQAEVVPASDGRAAGQRLSLTDLNITTVPEFPLQLDFSFITSLVMSSTAVSEVPAQFLSSFPHLQVLNMSNNALLRIPVGISYLTELRELRLARNNIRLDAAGQEALTGLPRLSSLDLSHNPLGQFSMRFSHLPHMVSLYLRNCQLGAWPTGVELCGFLEVADFRDNQLQVPPHSLLQMPYEFRRAFLLDGNHMSSVALQRFHALDSVPEEPVETSRSAIDIRAWWVGEDASTQFERGTTWDALQATTPGAMLVSLLGELIDFSDFSWSQPYLLEQGWRVLMERENNAEFRRQVDVLLASPVTDGNAAIERFSQLSLRLRIVRAEGRVAVGRGGELVELGRTLMRLDFLDQFARRDVARREQSRLPVDRTAIVLGYRVRLRQRLNLPLQPWAMRSSPNGQITEEQLLQAMRALRETETPEHLAGSLCRRAFWQRFLALEYADAFRDLAQLYEERRNVIEGQRAQLGELEYRNRLGEVNNEQDADTHALRLQVSAQLIRSLERNRG; from the coding sequence ATGACCCACAAAATGCCGGCGGCGCGCACGGGCGATGAAAAGATCCTCGACGCAACCGATGATTTCATTGGCGAAAAATTGCCAGCATGGTTGCGGCGTGCCTCGCGCGCCCAGATGGCAAGTTTACGTGCTGCCTTCAGTGCCCACCAGGCCAGTCAGGCGCGTCTGCGTGGGCTTACCCTCAAGCTGGAACCGCTGGACGTATTCGCCGAAAGGCACCTCAAGCCACTGTTGGCGAAACCGTTGCCTGCAGGGGTGGAGTTCTCGCAGCTCGAGTGGCTGGAAGTAACCCCCTGGATCGGTACGCTCGGCAGTTCTGATATGCAGGCTTATGGTTACCAGGCAACGCGCACCAGTGGCATCTTGAGGTTGATGAGCAACTTCGAGCGTGGTAGCTCCTTCTACGCCGGCTCCGGCTTGGTTGCGCCCGGCTTCGACGAAGTTATCTCGATCTCGGAAGCCGAGCTTGCGTCCGAGTGCAGAAAGCTGGATGCGGGGCAGCAGTATCAGAATGAACTGGATCAGGTCTTCAATGCTGCAGCCCTCGGCATCCTGACAGACGACAAGCGCTCAGGGCTTGCCCTGGCCAGCAAGATTGCCGCGATGAAAGGCGATATTTCGGCCGAGGTGGAGATCGCGCTGTTGGAGATGACCCGCGACGAGATTCATCTTCATGAGTCGGGGCTGCGTGGTTATGGCGGTACTTTGCAAGTGCTTGGCCAGGCTGCAGCCGACGGCATGCTTGTCCGGTTGCGCAATGTTCAAGGAGAGCAGGTGGGTATCCTGCTCTACTTGCCGAGCGACCCGTTGCAAGCCTTGCGCTATTTTGCAGATGAAGCGTCGATGAACAAGGCCGTGGCTTCGTTGTTGCAGGGTGAAGGCTACCGTTCATTCTTCTATCAGCTGATCAGCCTGAGCGCGCGGGCCAGCTTTGTCGCGCTGCTGGGAAAACGTCTGAAAGACCCCTCACCTGATCTTGAAATGAAAGGTGTGGTGATCCAGGGCAGCATTTTTGCGGCGCTGGCCGGTGCCCAGGTCAAACGCACCAAGGATGATGCGCGGTTGCTGCTGGTTCCAACCCTCGAGGCCGATGCCAAGGCCGCCCACGCCAGGCACGAAGCCTGGAAGTCAGCAGGCCTGAACCTGATCAACCTGGCAGGCCTTTTCATTCCGGCGGTCGGTGCACTGGTGCTGGGGCAACTGGTGTTGCAGACGTTGGGCGATGTCTTCGAAGGCGCTCAGGACTGGTATGAGGGGCATCGACATGAGGCATTGGAGCACATGCTCGGTGTGGCCGAGGCGCTGGCCGCTACCACGGCTACCGTGATAGGCGTGAGTGTCTTGCGCAGTGCCCTGGTAGCTGCCATGGAACCCGTCAACGTAAAAGCCGGTGTTCAGCGTTTGTGGGATGACAACCTCGTACCTTACGAGTCGACACCGGAGAGCATTACCCTGCGTCCCGATGGCTTGTATGGGGACGGCAAGCAGCGTTGGCTGCGCTCCGGTTCACGTTACTACGAGATACATCGGCCCGACCCTGAAGGACCTTATCGATTACGCCACCCGCGGCGATCGGGGGCATACGAGCCAGCCGTGTTGCATAACGAAGAGCGTTGCTGGCGGCCCATATGCGAACGGCCCTGGGAGTGGGATGACAGCGCGCAGATGCTTGACCGGCTGTGGCCACAGCACCCGATGATCGGCGCGCAGCGGGCCGAGCAGGTGCTACGCGTGGCAGGGGTCGATCAGGACGAGTTGCGTGGCATCCTGATGGAGAACCGAGTGTTGCCGGTCAACCTGCGTGAAGCACTGCGATGCTTTGAGGCGGATGAGCGGATCGAGCGATTCTTCGAACATTTGCAGCGCAAACGTCTCGATGCGGAGGACGAGGCGCTGTTGGCGTGGTGCGAGGCATTGCCCGATGTGGGCAAGGGCATAGCGCAGGTGTTTGAGGCAAAGCCGCAACTGCGTGGAAAGCTATATGCGCATCTTGCCCGTCTGGATCCGGTTGGCGATGACCTGCTGCTGAAACTGCTGCAAAGGGATTTTCCTGGCCTGGAGGGTGGCTATGCCAAGCGCCTGGTGGAGCAGGCCAGTACGCTTGAGCAAAACGAAGCGTTCAGGACCGGCAAGCTTCCCCAGGCACTGGCACTCAAAGCCACTTCACTGCTGCGCGTGGCGAGAATCAGCAGGGCGTTGGCGGGGCTGTACCTGGCCAGTGCATACAGCACTGAAACAGGCGAGCTGATCTTTGCCCTGCTCAATCAGTTGGGACCACTGACCGCCAATATCAACCTGCGCGAAGATGAGGTCGATGGGCGTCTGGTGGCAAGTCTGGTGGCGCAGCAAGATGCTACGCCATTGCGGGAACTGGTACGCCAAGATGGACAGTTCAAAGTCTATGGGGCCGATGGTGGTGAGCTTGGGCTGTCTGTAGGCGACCCAGGGGACCTGTTCGAGGTCATCGCCTCACTGCTATCGCCTGACCAGCTGGCTGAAATGGGCATAGAGAGCCCTGTCGAGGCCAGCCAGGCGTTACGCGCCCGGTCACTTGAGCAGTTGCCTGATGACCACGACGCGGTTGCAAGATTTCTGGAGTGGCCAGATCGCAAGCGCTGGCTGAACCCTGGGCAACGTCTGGAGGATGGTCGCGTCGGTTATCTGCTCAGTGGTCGTGGTGCCGGTCGTCCCAGAACCTCTCGGGAGGTGCTGCGAGATGGCATGCGCCGGTATTTCCCTGGCTTGAGCGAAGCGCAACTGGACGATGAGTTGCAACGTAGGCTTGCAGGGCGCGCATCGGCCTACGAGCTTTTGCTTGAATTGCAGGACGACCATGAGCAGCTGGAAAGAGCCCTGCAGCGCTGGCAGGGCAGTGAACTCAATGATGCCAGGCGGCAAACGCGTGGATACGTCACCCAACGCTTGCGAAGTGCATGGGCTGCCCAGGCCGAGGTTGTACCTGCGAGCGATGGCCGCGCAGCCGGGCAGCGCCTGAGCCTGACCGACCTGAACATCACCACCGTTCCAGAGTTTCCATTGCAGTTGGACTTCAGCTTCATCACTTCGTTGGTCATGAGCAGTACTGCGGTCAGTGAAGTACCTGCACAGTTTCTCAGTTCATTCCCTCATTTGCAGGTTTTGAACATGAGCAACAATGCCCTGTTGCGCATCCCCGTGGGCATTTCTTACCTGACCGAACTACGTGAGTTACGCTTGGCGCGTAACAACATTCGACTGGATGCTGCTGGCCAAGAAGCATTGACCGGTCTACCGCGCCTCTCCTCACTTGATCTCAGCCACAATCCACTCGGTCAGTTTTCAATGAGGTTCAGTCATTTACCGCACATGGTTAGCCTCTACTTGCGCAACTGTCAGCTGGGGGCATGGCCGACGGGTGTCGAGCTCTGTGGCTTTCTCGAAGTAGCGGACTTTCGCGACAACCAACTGCAAGTACCTCCCCATAGCTTGCTGCAGATGCCCTACGAGTTTCGTCGTGCTTTCCTGCTGGACGGTAATCACATGAGCAGTGTCGCCCTCCAGCGTTTCCATGCATTGGATAGTGTCCCGGAAGAGCCGGTCGAAACGAGCAGGTCGGCAATCGATATCCGTGCATGGTGGGTGGGGGAGGATGCCTCAACGCAGTTTGAACGTGGCACGACCTGGGACGCGTTGCAGGCAACGACACCGGGCGCGATGCTTGTCTCGCTGTTGGGTGAGTTGATTGATTTTTCCGACTTCAGTTGGTCGCAGCCGTACCTGCTCGAACAGGGGTGGCGGGTTCTCATGGAGAGGGAGAACAATGCCGAGTTCCGCCGGCAAGTCGACGTGCTGCTCGCGTCGCCGGTAACCGATGGCAACGCAGCCATCGAACGTTTCAGCCAGCTATCACTGCGTTTGCGTATCGTTCGGGCTGAAGGCCGTGTGGCTGTTGGGCGCGGTGGCGAGCTGGTGGAGTTGGGGCGCACGCTCATGCGCCTGGATTTTCTGGATCAGTTTGCCCGCAGGGATGTTGCCCGACGTGAACAGTCAAGGTTACCTGTTGACCGCACGGCCATTGTCCTTGGCTACCGAGTGCGTCTGCGGCAACGCTTGAACCTGCCCCTGCAGCCATGGGCAATGCGCAGTTCACCGAACGGACAGATAACCGAAGAGCAGTTGCTCCAGGCAATGCGTGCGTTACGTGAAACCGAAACACCGGAACATCTGGCAGGCAGCCTTTGCCGCCGGGCATTCTGGCAGCGTTTTCTGGCCCTGGAGTATGCTGATGCTTTCAGGGACCTGGCACAACTCTATGAAGAGAGGCGCAATGTGATCGAAGGGCAGCGTGCGCAACTGGGTGAGCTTGAGTATCGAAACCGCCTGGGTGAGGTGAACAATGAGCAGGACGCCGATACCCATGCATTGAGACTGCAGGTCAGCGCGCAGCTCATTCGCAGCCTTGAGCGCAACAGAGGGTAG
- a CDS encoding Orn/Lys/Arg decarboxylase N-terminal domain-containing protein: protein MYKDLKFPILIVHRAIKADSVAGERIRGIAEELSQDGFAIIKAADHAEARLVATTHHGLACMLIAAEGVGENTHLLQNMAELIRLARLRAPDLPIFALGEQVTLENAPGEAMSELNQLRGILYLFEDTVPFLARQVARAAHNYLDGLLPPFFKALVQHTAQSNYSWHTPGHGGGVAYRKSPVGQAFHQFFGENTLRSDLSVSVPELGSLLDHTGPLAEAEARAARNFGADHTFFVINGTSTANKIVWHAMVGRDDLVLVDRNCHKSVVHAIIMTGAIPIYLCPERNELGIIGPIPLSEFSPESIQAKVQANPLAAGREPRIKLAVVTNSTYDGLCYNAGLIKQALGTSVEVLHFDEAWFAYAAFHEFFEGRYAMGTACSESSPLVFSTHSTHKLLAAFSQASMIHVQDGAQRQLDRDRFNEAFMMHISTSPQYSILASLDVASTMMEGPAGRSLLQEMFDEALSFRRALANLREHIAAADWWFSIWQPPAAEGIHHLAAQDWLLKPGAEWHGFGEVADDYVLLDPLKVTLVMPGLSAGGVLDEHGIPAAVVSKFLWERGLVVEKTGLYSFLVLFSMGITKGKWSTLLTELLEFKRHYDGNTALSSCLPSVVAVDAVRYQGLGLRDLCDQLHDCYRANATAKQLKRLFTRLPEVAVSPARAYDQMVRGEVQAVPIEALLGKVAAVMLVPYPPGIPLIMPGERFTEATRSILDYLAFARAFNSGFPGFVADVHGLQCENGQYTVDCIKECE from the coding sequence ATGTACAAGGACCTCAAGTTCCCGATTCTCATCGTCCACCGTGCCATCAAGGCTGACAGCGTTGCCGGCGAGCGCATCCGCGGAATCGCCGAGGAGCTGAGCCAGGACGGCTTCGCCATCATCAAGGCCGCCGACCACGCCGAAGCGCGCCTGGTCGCCACCACCCACCATGGCCTGGCCTGCATGCTGATCGCGGCCGAAGGCGTCGGCGAAAACACCCACTTGCTGCAGAACATGGCCGAGCTGATTCGCCTGGCCCGCCTGCGTGCGCCTGACCTGCCGATCTTCGCCTTGGGCGAGCAGGTCACCCTGGAAAACGCCCCCGGCGAGGCCATGAGCGAGCTCAACCAGCTGCGTGGCATCCTTTACCTATTCGAGGACACCGTGCCGTTTCTCGCCCGCCAGGTGGCACGTGCTGCGCACAACTACCTCGACGGCCTGCTGCCGCCGTTTTTCAAGGCCCTGGTGCAGCACACTGCCCAGTCCAACTACTCGTGGCACACCCCTGGCCACGGCGGAGGTGTGGCCTACCGCAAGAGTCCGGTGGGCCAGGCATTCCACCAGTTCTTTGGCGAAAATACCCTGCGCTCGGACTTGTCGGTCTCGGTGCCGGAGCTGGGTTCGCTGCTCGATCATACCGGCCCCTTGGCCGAGGCCGAGGCCCGTGCAGCGCGTAACTTCGGCGCCGACCACACCTTTTTCGTCATCAATGGCACTTCCACCGCCAACAAGATCGTCTGGCATGCGATGGTGGGTCGCGATGACCTGGTGCTGGTCGACCGCAACTGCCACAAGTCGGTGGTCCACGCCATCATCATGACCGGGGCGATTCCCATCTACCTGTGCCCGGAGCGCAACGAACTGGGCATCATCGGGCCGATTCCGCTCAGCGAGTTCAGCCCTGAGTCGATCCAGGCCAAGGTCCAGGCCAACCCACTGGCCGCAGGGCGTGAGCCACGGATCAAGCTGGCGGTGGTGACCAATTCCACCTACGACGGGCTGTGCTACAACGCTGGGCTGATCAAGCAGGCGCTGGGTACCAGCGTTGAAGTGCTGCACTTCGACGAGGCCTGGTTCGCCTATGCGGCGTTCCATGAGTTTTTCGAGGGTCGCTACGCCATGGGCACCGCGTGCAGCGAAAGCAGCCCGCTGGTGTTCAGCACCCATTCCACTCACAAGCTCCTGGCCGCTTTCAGCCAGGCATCGATGATTCACGTGCAGGATGGCGCCCAGCGCCAGCTGGACCGCGACCGCTTCAACGAAGCATTCATGATGCATATCTCCACCTCGCCGCAATACAGCATCCTCGCCTCGCTGGACGTGGCGTCGACCATGATGGAAGGCCCGGCCGGGCGCTCGCTGCTGCAAGAGATGTTCGACGAAGCCCTGAGCTTCCGACGTGCCCTGGCCAACCTGCGCGAGCATATCGCCGCCGCTGACTGGTGGTTCAGCATCTGGCAGCCGCCAGCGGCGGAGGGCATTCATCACCTGGCTGCACAGGACTGGCTGCTGAAACCGGGCGCCGAGTGGCATGGCTTTGGCGAGGTGGCCGATGACTACGTGCTGCTCGACCCGTTGAAGGTGACCTTGGTGATGCCCGGGCTCAGCGCCGGTGGCGTATTGGATGAGCACGGCATACCGGCGGCGGTGGTCAGCAAGTTCCTCTGGGAGCGCGGGCTGGTGGTGGAGAAGACCGGCCTGTACAGCTTTTTGGTGCTGTTCTCGATGGGCATCACCAAGGGCAAGTGGAGCACGCTGCTTACCGAATTGCTGGAGTTCAAGCGCCATTACGACGGCAACACTGCGCTGAGTTCCTGCCTGCCAAGCGTCGTCGCGGTCGATGCTGTACGTTACCAAGGCCTGGGGCTGCGCGACCTGTGCGATCAGTTGCATGACTGCTATCGCGCCAATGCCACGGCCAAGCAGCTCAAGCGCTTGTTCACGCGTTTGCCGGAAGTGGCGGTGAGCCCGGCGCGGGCTTATGACCAGATGGTGCGCGGGGAGGTGCAGGCGGTGCCGATCGAAGCCCTGCTGGGTAAGGTCGCGGCGGTGATGCTGGTGCCGTACCCGCCGGGGATTCCGCTGATCATGCCGGGCGAGCGGTTTACCGAAGCAACCCGCTCGATCCTCGATTACCTGGCGTTCGCCCGGGCCTTCAACAGTGGTTTCCCGGGGTTCGTCGCCGATGTGCATGGCCTGCAGTGCGAAAACGGCCAGTACACGGTCGATTGCATCAAGGAATGCGAATGA